TGCTTTGGCAATATCCACTGGGTTGTGTTTATCACCCATGGAGAAAACAGGAACTCCTACTTTTTCCCCAACTACCTCAAGTTGTTTTATAGCAGCAGGTCTATATATATCACATGCTACTAGTAAAGGTCTCTTGTTTTGTTTCTTTAGATTATTGGCTAATTTACCTGTAGTAGTTGTTTTTCCTGCTCCTTGAAGCCCACACATTAGGATTACAGTTGGCGGTGATGATGCGAACTCTAGTTTAGCTTCTTTATCACCCATTAACTTTGTTAACTCGTCATTAACAATTTTTATAACCTGTTGACCAGGAGTCAAGCTTTCCATTACTTCAGTGCCAACAGCTCTTTCTTTAACAGTTTTTATAAAATCCTTAACAACTTTAAAATTAACATCAGCTTCTAGGAGAGCAAGTCTTACTTCCCTCATGGCTAAATCTAAATCTTTTTCTGATAGTTTACCTTTGCTTCTTAATTTTCCTAAAGCATTTTGCAGCTTTTCAGATAAACTTTCGAAAACCATAAAAACGACCTCCTGCCTAGTCCAATATTTCAATACCTATCTTTTCTATCTCATGGGCTTTATTACAAACAATGTCCAACTTATTGTTTTGACCATATTCTTGTAGTTCTTTAGAGATAGTAAGTATTTCTCTTATAGCTTCTTTGCTTTTTACAAATTTCTTTATTAAACCAAGAGTCTCTTCATAGTGGTACAATTTTTGCTCAGATCTTTTTAGTGTATCAAAAACCCCCTGCCTTGTTATCTGCATCTCTTCGCCTATTTCAGCTAGGGATAAATCATAAATATAATACAACTCAATTGCCTGATATTGTTTTTCACTTAAGAGTTTACCATAAAAATCAAATAGTATTCCTACTTCAACTAACTTCTCCATTATATCACCACAAAATTATAGTGTCAAGCAATAAACTTGACACTATAATTTTAGTATATTCATTTAGTTTTGTCAACAATTAATCAAAAATAGCTTCAACAAAATCATCAACTATAAATGGTTGTAAATCATCAATGCCTTCCCCAACTCCAACTAGTTTGACAGGTAAATTTAGTTCTGACTGTAAGGCTATGATAACTCCACCTTTTGCAGTTCCATCTAGCTTGGTTAGTGCAACACCCGTTAAATTTGCAACTTCTTTAAATACCTTAGCCTGATTTATTGCATTTTGACCAGTTGTAGCATCTAGTACCAATAAAACTTCTTTTGTTGCATCAGGATATTCTCGATCTACAACTCTAAAAATTTTGTTCAACTCATTCATCAAGTTAGATTTATTGTGCAAACGACCTGCAGTATCACATATTAAAATATCTGACTTTCTTGCCTTTGCAGCTTGTATCCCATC
The DNA window shown above is from Tissierella sp. Yu-01 and carries:
- the ylxM gene encoding YlxM family DNA-binding protein; amino-acid sequence: MEKLVEVGILFDFYGKLLSEKQYQAIELYYIYDLSLAEIGEEMQITRQGVFDTLKRSEQKLYHYEETLGLIKKFVKSKEAIREILTISKELQEYGQNNKLDIVCNKAHEIEKIGIEILD